From Hartmannibacter diazotrophicus, a single genomic window includes:
- a CDS encoding subtype B tannase: MIGRRDILKLGLGAGTVLGAAGVLAGFREETPPDSGRKEISLIFDKDTFVERKAMVPVHNGVRNVTYRFYKAVPYVGRPVDLRHQSLNISVPVRIDGRPVDASEAPILFHTAVGGFNPASVVDRNGAGENINVLLALGAGHVVVEPGARGRTLVSADGVHYGVAPAAIVDLKAAVRYLRFNKGRVPGNTDRIVTSGTSAGGAMSSLLGATGDSPLYEPHLKTLEAAEASDAVFASGVWCPIIDLEHADMAYEWNWGDNPLQGGGRINRAVSDELRAAFAGYQASLGLRGLGGFGPLTAETMGDYLTRTYLQPAAGRFLKWLPEKDRAAYLGRNRFMSLSGDDVSFDWNGFLAHVGPRMKAAPAFDAFDLSSPENNLFGLGRTPARHFTLYGLRHGTGNPAAELDADLAETVRMMNPMPFLKEASGSHAKHWWIRVGTMDTDTSLSVSGNLAAAAENLGYDVNAAMYWDGGHAVNYDPGAFVKWIGDIAGYSL, encoded by the coding sequence ATGATTGGCCGCAGAGACATCCTCAAACTCGGTCTTGGCGCAGGAACGGTTCTCGGTGCAGCCGGGGTCCTGGCCGGGTTCCGCGAGGAAACGCCTCCCGACAGCGGGCGAAAGGAGATTTCCCTGATCTTTGACAAGGACACGTTCGTCGAACGGAAGGCGATGGTCCCGGTTCACAACGGTGTCCGGAACGTGACCTACCGCTTCTACAAGGCCGTTCCCTATGTGGGCAGGCCGGTCGACCTGCGTCATCAGAGTCTCAATATCTCCGTTCCGGTCCGGATCGACGGCAGGCCGGTGGATGCGAGCGAAGCGCCGATCCTCTTCCATACGGCGGTCGGGGGATTCAATCCCGCCTCGGTCGTCGACCGGAACGGCGCCGGCGAGAACATCAATGTCCTGCTCGCGCTTGGCGCCGGCCATGTGGTCGTCGAACCGGGCGCGCGCGGACGCACGCTCGTCAGTGCCGACGGCGTCCATTATGGCGTCGCGCCGGCGGCCATCGTCGACCTCAAGGCGGCGGTCCGCTACCTGCGTTTCAACAAGGGCCGCGTTCCCGGCAACACGGATCGGATCGTCACCTCCGGCACCAGCGCCGGCGGCGCGATGTCGTCGCTTCTCGGCGCCACGGGCGACAGTCCGCTCTACGAGCCTCATTTGAAGACCCTCGAAGCGGCCGAGGCGAGCGACGCCGTCTTCGCAAGCGGCGTCTGGTGTCCGATCATCGATCTGGAACACGCCGACATGGCCTACGAATGGAACTGGGGCGACAATCCGCTCCAGGGTGGCGGACGGATCAACCGCGCGGTCTCGGACGAACTCAGAGCCGCCTTCGCCGGCTATCAGGCCTCGCTCGGGCTGCGGGGGCTGGGCGGTTTCGGACCGCTGACCGCCGAAACCATGGGCGACTATCTGACCCGGACCTATCTGCAGCCGGCGGCCGGACGTTTTCTCAAGTGGCTGCCGGAGAAGGACCGGGCGGCCTATCTTGGCCGCAATCGCTTCATGAGCCTTTCGGGCGATGACGTCTCGTTCGACTGGAACGGATTTCTCGCGCATGTCGGCCCGCGCATGAAGGCGGCGCCAGCGTTCGACGCCTTCGATCTTTCCTCGCCCGAGAACAATCTCTTCGGCCTTGGCAGGACGCCCGCGCGGCATTTCACGCTCTACGGCCTGCGCCATGGGACGGGCAACCCCGCCGCCGAACTCGATGCCGATCTTGCCGAGACGGTGCGGATGATGAATCCGATGCCCTTCCTTAAGGAAGCGTCTGGGTCCCATGCGAAGCACTGGTGGATCCGGGTCGGCACGATGGACACGGATACGTCGCTGTCGGTTTCCGGCAACCTTGCCGCCGCCGCAGAAAACCTCGGCTACGACGTCAATGCCGCCATGTACTGGGACGGCGGGCACGCGGTGAACTACGACCCCGGCGCCTTCGTGAAATGGATCGGCGACATCGCGGGCTACAGCCTGTAG
- the ffh gene encoding signal recognition particle protein translates to MFETLSDRLSGIFDKLTRRGALSEADVSEAMREVRRALLEADVALDVVKSFTDKVRNRAIGAEVVKSVTPGQMVVKIVHDQLVEMLGSDAKPIDLHAVAPVPILMVGLQGSGKTTTTSKIARRLTERDRKKVLMASLDTRRPAAMEQLKILGEQNSVDTLPIVPGQTAVQIASRAINAAKLGGYDVVILDTAGRVTVDQELMAEVAEVKRQTNPHEVLLVADALTGQDAVNTARAFDEQVGVTGIVLTRVDGDGRGGAALSMRAVTGKPIKLMGVGEKSDALEDFHPSRVADRILGMGDIVALVEKAAANFDADQAAKMAKKMQKGEFDLDDLAEQLRQMQKLGGMSGIMGLMPGMGKMKNQIAAAGFDDKHIKRQIAIVQSMTKKERAKPALLDAKRKRRVAAGSGTDVSDINKLLKMHRQMADMMKKMGRQKGGMLGKMLGGLGGGMPNMGDVDPAVLDQVARDAGLGGPDALKNAMKGMPGGLPTGLPGMGGMPRLPGLPGLGKGPKGK, encoded by the coding sequence ATGTTTGAAACCCTTTCGGATCGCCTTTCCGGCATTTTCGACAAGCTCACCCGCCGCGGTGCGCTGTCGGAAGCCGACGTGTCCGAAGCGATGCGCGAAGTCCGCCGCGCCCTGCTCGAGGCCGACGTGGCGCTCGACGTCGTCAAGTCCTTCACCGACAAGGTCCGCAATCGCGCCATCGGCGCCGAGGTGGTCAAGTCCGTCACCCCCGGCCAGATGGTCGTCAAGATCGTCCACGACCAGCTCGTGGAAATGCTCGGCTCCGACGCCAAGCCCATCGACCTTCATGCCGTCGCCCCGGTGCCGATCCTGATGGTCGGCCTGCAGGGCTCGGGCAAGACGACGACGACCTCCAAGATCGCCAGGCGCCTGACCGAGCGTGACCGCAAGAAGGTCCTGATGGCCTCGCTCGACACGCGCCGCCCGGCCGCGATGGAGCAGCTCAAGATCCTCGGCGAGCAGAACAGCGTCGACACCCTGCCGATCGTTCCCGGCCAGACCGCCGTGCAGATCGCAAGCCGTGCGATCAATGCGGCCAAGCTCGGCGGCTACGACGTCGTCATCCTCGACACCGCCGGCCGCGTCACCGTCGATCAGGAACTGATGGCCGAGGTCGCCGAGGTCAAGCGCCAGACGAACCCGCACGAGGTGCTGCTCGTCGCCGACGCCCTCACCGGCCAGGACGCCGTCAACACGGCGCGCGCCTTCGACGAGCAGGTGGGCGTCACCGGCATCGTGCTGACCCGTGTCGACGGCGACGGCCGTGGTGGCGCCGCGCTCTCCATGCGCGCCGTCACCGGCAAGCCGATCAAGCTGATGGGTGTTGGCGAAAAGTCCGACGCCCTTGAGGATTTCCATCCCTCCCGCGTTGCCGACCGCATCCTCGGCATGGGCGACATCGTCGCCCTCGTGGAGAAGGCCGCCGCCAATTTCGACGCCGATCAGGCGGCGAAGATGGCCAAGAAGATGCAGAAGGGCGAGTTCGATCTCGACGATCTCGCCGAGCAGCTTCGCCAGATGCAGAAGCTCGGCGGCATGTCCGGCATCATGGGCCTGATGCCCGGCATGGGGAAGATGAAGAACCAGATCGCCGCGGCCGGCTTCGACGACAAGCACATCAAGCGCCAGATCGCGATCGTTCAGTCGATGACCAAGAAGGAGCGCGCCAAGCCGGCCCTCCTCGACGCCAAGCGCAAGCGTCGCGTCGCCGCCGGCTCCGGCACCGACGTCTCCGACATCAACAAGCTTCTGAAGATGCATCGGCAGATGGCCGACATGATGAAGAAGATGGGCAGGCAGAAGGGCGGCATGCTGGGCAAGATGCTCGGCGGCCTCGGCGGCGGCATGCCCAACATGGGCGACGTCGATCCCGCCGTTCTGGATCAGGTGGCCCGTGACGCCGGCCTTGGCGGCCCCGACGCCCTGAAGAACGCGATGAAGGGCATGCCGGGCGGTCTTCCCACCGGCCTTCCCGGAATGGGCGGCATGCCCCGGCTTCCCGGCCTTCCGGGCCTCGGAAAGGGACCCAAGGGCAAATGA
- a CDS encoding chorismate mutase, translated as MSTAAEKSLGDGQALEQLKELRSSIDNIDAALVHLLAERFKCTQKVGVLKATHDLPPSDPAREQQQIDRLRRLAEDARLDPDFAETFLNFIVREVIRHHQAIRG; from the coding sequence ATGAGCACTGCCGCCGAAAAAAGCCTTGGCGACGGCCAGGCTCTCGAACAGCTCAAGGAATTGCGCTCGTCGATCGACAACATCGACGCCGCGCTGGTGCATCTGCTCGCCGAGCGGTTCAAGTGCACGCAGAAAGTGGGGGTCCTCAAGGCGACCCACGATCTGCCGCCCTCCGATCCTGCCCGCGAGCAGCAGCAGATCGATCGTCTTCGTCGTCTCGCCGAGGATGCGAGGCTGGATCCCGATTTCGCCGAGACCTTCCTGAACTTCATTGTCAGGGAAGTCATCCGGCACCACCAGGCAATCCGCGGATAA
- the rpsP gene encoding 30S ribosomal protein S16 has protein sequence MSLKIRLARGGAKKRPFYRIVIADARSPRDGRFIEKIGTFNPLLAKDNADRVTLDLDRAKHWLGEGAQPTDRVLRFLDAAGLMTRPARSNPKKAEPGTKAKERAAEAAEKAAAIAEAAAEASAE, from the coding sequence ATGTCTCTCAAGATTCGTCTCGCCCGTGGCGGCGCCAAGAAGCGTCCGTTCTACCGCATCGTCATCGCCGACGCCCGCTCCCCGCGTGACGGCCGCTTCATCGAGAAGATCGGCACGTTCAACCCGCTGCTGGCCAAGGACAACGCCGATCGCGTCACCCTCGACCTCGACCGCGCCAAGCATTGGCTCGGCGAAGGCGCCCAGCCGACCGATCGCGTCCTGCGCTTCCTCGACGCCGCCGGCCTGATGACGCGTCCGGCCCGCAGCAACCCGAAGAAGGCCGAGCCGGGCACCAAGGCCAAGGAGCGCGCCGCCGAGGCCGCCGAGAAGGCCGCTGCCATCGCCGAGGCTGCCGCCGAAGCCTCCGCCGAGTAA
- the rimM gene encoding ribosome maturation factor RimM (Essential for efficient processing of 16S rRNA) has translation MKTTLPHPILIAEIGAAHGIRGELRVKPHTADPEAIGDYGPLTSEDGRQFIVKSVRPNKNVIVCTFDGIRDRNAAEALTGTKLYVDRSALPETEDEEEFYHADLIGLAVETVGGEAIGTVVALHDFGAGDLLEVSRTRGGSFYAPFTRDFVPTIDMAAGKILIDPPEDFFKAEKPPEEEDGEDGR, from the coding sequence TTGAAGACCACCCTTCCCCATCCGATCCTGATCGCGGAAATCGGCGCGGCCCACGGCATTCGCGGCGAACTGCGCGTCAAGCCGCACACCGCCGATCCCGAAGCGATCGGCGACTACGGCCCGCTGACGAGCGAGGATGGCCGGCAGTTCATCGTCAAGAGCGTGCGTCCGAACAAGAATGTCATCGTCTGCACCTTTGACGGCATTCGCGACCGCAACGCCGCCGAGGCCCTGACCGGCACGAAGCTCTACGTCGACCGCTCCGCCCTGCCCGAGACGGAGGACGAGGAGGAATTCTACCATGCCGACCTCATCGGCCTTGCCGTCGAGACGGTAGGCGGCGAGGCCATCGGCACGGTCGTCGCGCTGCATGATTTTGGTGCCGGCGATCTTCTCGAGGTGAGCCGGACGAGGGGGGGCTCGTTCTACGCGCCCTTCACCCGCGATTTCGTCCCGACGATCGACATGGCGGCGGGCAAGATCCTGATCGATCCGCCCGAGGATTTCTTCAAGGCGGAAAAGCCGCCCGAGGAAGAGGACGGGGAGGACGGGCGGTGA
- the trmD gene encoding tRNA (guanosine(37)-N1)-methyltransferase TrmD: MSGFAASVLTLYPEMFPGPLGLSLAGKALGNGTWSLETTQIRDFGHGRHRAVDDTPAGGGPGMVLRADVMAAAIDSASPPDDPRPRLMMSPRGQPLTQTMVREWAGGPGVVIVCGRFEGIDERVIEARGLKEVSVGDYVLSGGEVAAMIVLDAVVRLLPGVMGNDQSGETESFETGLLEHPQYTRPAVFEDRSIPEILTSGDHGRIARWRREQAEKLTAERRPDLLKK; this comes from the coding sequence GTGAGCGGCTTTGCGGCCTCGGTGCTCACGCTCTATCCGGAAATGTTTCCCGGCCCTCTCGGGCTCAGCCTTGCCGGCAAGGCGCTCGGCAACGGCACCTGGTCGCTGGAGACAACCCAGATCCGCGACTTCGGCCACGGCAGGCATCGCGCCGTCGACGATACGCCGGCCGGCGGCGGCCCCGGCATGGTCCTGCGCGCCGATGTCATGGCGGCCGCGATCGACAGCGCCTCTCCGCCGGACGATCCCCGCCCCCGGCTGATGATGAGCCCGCGCGGCCAACCGCTGACGCAAACCATGGTGCGTGAATGGGCCGGCGGCCCGGGCGTCGTCATCGTCTGCGGGCGGTTCGAGGGGATCGACGAGCGCGTCATCGAGGCGCGCGGCCTCAAGGAAGTCTCCGTCGGCGACTATGTGCTCTCGGGCGGGGAAGTCGCGGCCATGATCGTCCTCGACGCCGTCGTGCGCCTTCTGCCCGGCGTCATGGGCAACGACCAGTCTGGCGAGACGGAAAGCTTCGAGACGGGACTGCTGGAGCACCCGCAGTATACGCGGCCTGCCGTCTTCGAGGACCGCTCCATTCCCGAGATCCTAACGTCTGGCGATCACGGCCGGATTGCGCGCTGGCGCCGGGAACAGGCCGAGAAACTGACGGCCGAGCGCCGCCCCGATCTTCTGAAAAAATAA
- a CDS encoding BA14K family protein encodes MMKRTISAVLAATILATSVFATAAPAFADGRREHYMERYYNQHGRDRDYYRWRKDRRHWNDRDYRRWYEGHRRHDDNNDAAAAAIFGLAAGAILGGIAAGSMAPPPRSRATINSDAPPSAGGYRFGSAGYVSYCSSKYRSFDARSGTFMGYDGYRHYCQ; translated from the coding sequence ATGATGAAACGAACAATCAGCGCCGTTCTTGCCGCAACGATTCTGGCGACGAGTGTTTTCGCCACGGCCGCGCCAGCCTTCGCCGATGGCCGGCGTGAGCACTACATGGAGCGCTACTACAACCAACACGGGCGCGACAGGGATTACTATCGCTGGCGCAAGGACCGTCGTCACTGGAACGACCGCGACTATCGCCGCTGGTACGAAGGGCATCGTCGTCATGACGACAACAACGATGCGGCGGCCGCCGCCATCTTCGGACTTGCCGCGGGTGCGATTCTCGGAGGCATCGCCGCGGGATCCATGGCTCCGCCGCCGCGGTCGCGGGCGACCATCAATTCCGACGCGCCGCCTTCCGCCGGGGGCTACCGGTTCGGATCGGCCGGCTACGTCAGTTACTGCTCGTCGAAATACAGGTCCTTCGATGCCCGCTCGGGCACCTTCATGGGCTACGACGGCTACAGGCATTACTGCCAATAA
- a CDS encoding BA14K family protein gives MKRTVSAILAAAIVGTSLFAAAAPAEAHHWHHRHGGNAAAAAIFGLAAGAIVGGMIANTPPRRVYRQPTYYYNDGYNGVQGAGGWAYGTAGYYNYCAAKYRSFDARSGTYLGYDGYRHYCR, from the coding sequence ATGAAACGTACCGTCAGCGCCATTCTTGCAGCCGCCATCGTCGGAACCAGCCTTTTCGCCGCCGCCGCTCCGGCCGAGGCGCACCACTGGCATCATCGCCATGGCGGCAATGCCGCCGCAGCGGCCATCTTCGGCCTTGCCGCGGGCGCCATCGTCGGCGGGATGATCGCCAACACGCCGCCGCGCCGGGTCTATCGTCAGCCGACCTACTATTACAACGACGGCTACAATGGCGTGCAGGGAGCGGGGGGCTGGGCCTATGGAACGGCCGGCTACTACAACTACTGCGCGGCCAAGTATCGCTCCTTCGACGCCCGCTCGGGCACCTACCTCGGCTACGACGGCTATCGCCATTATTGCCGTTGA
- the rplS gene encoding 50S ribosomal protein L19, giving the protein MNIIEELDKEQMEAVNAKRTLPEFGPGDTVRVNVRVTEGTRTRVQAYEGVCIARNGGGLNQSFTVRKISYGEGVERVFPVFSPMIEGVEVVRRGKVRRAKLYYLRNLRGKSARIVEATNARARKLNDAQRADVAAAKADAAAAKEAAKAEAAAE; this is encoded by the coding sequence ATGAACATCATCGAAGAGCTCGACAAGGAGCAGATGGAAGCCGTTAACGCCAAGCGGACGCTTCCCGAATTCGGCCCCGGCGACACCGTGCGCGTGAACGTGCGCGTCACCGAAGGCACCCGCACCCGCGTGCAGGCCTATGAAGGCGTCTGCATCGCCCGCAACGGCGGTGGCCTGAACCAGAGCTTCACCGTCCGCAAGATTTCCTACGGCGAAGGCGTGGAGCGCGTGTTCCCGGTCTTCTCGCCGATGATCGAGGGCGTGGAAGTCGTGCGCCGCGGCAAGGTTCGTCGCGCCAAGCTGTACTACCTGCGCAATCTGCGCGGCAAGTCGGCCCGTATCGTCGAGGCCACCAACGCCCGCGCCCGCAAGCTCAACGACGCCCAGCGCGCCGATGTGGCTGCCGCCAAGGCGGACGCCGCCGCAGCCAAGGAAGCGGCCAAGGCCGAGGCTGCCGCCGAGTAA
- a CDS encoding fatty acid desaturase: MADTSAPPVSGQEEAAAESVNWTRALARYRDPDIRRSLLELCITAVPFVGLWALSLIAVKFGWYWASAILAVLGAGFLLRLFMIQHDCGHGAFFPGRRGNDWTGRVLSIITFTPYDMWRRAHAVHHASCGNLDHRGIGDVDTLTVREYLGRSRWGRFAYRLYRHPAIMFGLGPSWLFLLQNRLPVGFMRNKGWTPWISTMATNAAIVAVIGLLAYAIGPVPLLLVHLPIMLIAATIGVWLFFVQHQFEETHWETNEGWNFQEAALHGSSHYDLPGILRWFTANIGMHHVHHLSSRIPYYRLPEVLRDHPELRDISRLTLWQSFQCVRLTLWDEERRKLISFKETRALYGA, from the coding sequence ATGGCAGACACAAGCGCGCCCCCCGTCTCCGGGCAGGAAGAGGCAGCAGCTGAAAGCGTCAACTGGACACGCGCTCTGGCACGCTATCGCGACCCGGACATCCGGCGAAGCCTGCTGGAACTCTGCATTACCGCCGTGCCGTTTGTCGGCCTGTGGGCGCTGTCCCTCATTGCCGTGAAGTTCGGCTGGTACTGGGCATCCGCCATCCTGGCCGTGCTTGGCGCAGGCTTTCTCCTGCGGTTGTTCATGATCCAGCACGACTGCGGCCATGGGGCCTTCTTTCCCGGCCGTCGCGGTAACGACTGGACCGGCCGCGTCCTCAGCATCATCACATTCACGCCTTACGACATGTGGCGGCGGGCCCATGCCGTGCATCACGCCAGTTGCGGCAATCTCGACCATCGCGGCATCGGCGACGTCGATACGCTGACGGTGCGCGAATATCTCGGCCGTTCCCGCTGGGGGCGTTTCGCCTACCGACTCTATCGGCACCCGGCCATCATGTTCGGCCTTGGCCCGTCATGGCTCTTCCTGCTGCAGAACCGCCTGCCGGTCGGTTTCATGCGCAACAAGGGCTGGACGCCTTGGATCAGCACCATGGCGACCAACGCCGCCATCGTCGCCGTGATCGGCCTTCTCGCCTACGCCATCGGCCCCGTCCCGCTCCTGCTCGTCCATCTGCCGATCATGCTGATCGCGGCGACGATCGGCGTCTGGCTCTTCTTCGTCCAGCACCAGTTCGAGGAGACGCACTGGGAGACCAACGAGGGATGGAACTTCCAGGAAGCGGCGCTGCATGGCAGCTCGCACTATGACCTGCCGGGCATCCTGCGCTGGTTCACCGCCAACATCGGCATGCACCACGTCCATCATCTGTCGAGCCGCATTCCCTACTACCGCCTGCCGGAAGTGCTGCGCGATCATCCCGAACTGCGCGACATCAGCCGCCTCACGCTCTGGCAGAGTTTCCAGTGCGTGCGCCTGACGCTCTGGGACGAGGAGCGGCGCAAGCTGATTTCCTTCAAGGAGACCAGGGCGCTCTACGGCGCCTGA
- a CDS encoding transglutaminase-like domain-containing protein translates to MHIRVGFRLVFDCPQPTPMLLVLNVHYSRASDMAVPDYVTTDPSVPITAYRDSFGNWCSRMTAPAGRTVISGSGIVRDSGLPEAVQRDAMQHPVEDLPEDTLVFLLSSRFCETELLSQIAWDLFGHTEPGWPRVQAVCDFVHNHIRFGYEHARATKTAAEAYREGVGVCRDYAHLAVAFCRALNIPARYCTGYLGDIGMPPPYGPMDFAGWFEAYLGGHWHTFDPRNNMPRIGRILMARGRDAADVAIATTFGVNTLAEFTVWTDEVDPPK, encoded by the coding sequence ATGCACATCCGCGTTGGCTTCCGTCTCGTCTTCGACTGCCCGCAGCCGACGCCCATGCTGCTGGTGCTCAACGTGCATTACAGCCGTGCGTCGGACATGGCCGTGCCGGACTATGTGACGACGGATCCTTCCGTCCCGATCACCGCCTATCGCGACAGCTTCGGAAACTGGTGCAGCCGCATGACCGCGCCCGCGGGGCGCACCGTGATTTCCGGATCCGGCATCGTGCGGGACAGCGGCCTGCCGGAGGCCGTGCAGAGGGATGCCATGCAGCACCCCGTCGAGGACCTTCCCGAGGACACGCTGGTCTTTCTGCTGTCCAGCCGCTTTTGCGAAACCGAGCTTCTGAGCCAGATCGCCTGGGATTTGTTCGGCCACACCGAGCCGGGCTGGCCGCGTGTCCAGGCCGTCTGCGACTTCGTGCACAATCACATCCGCTTCGGCTATGAACATGCCCGGGCGACGAAGACGGCCGCCGAAGCCTATCGCGAGGGGGTGGGCGTGTGCCGCGACTATGCGCACCTTGCCGTCGCCTTCTGCCGGGCCCTCAACATTCCGGCGCGCTATTGCACCGGATATCTCGGCGACATCGGCATGCCGCCGCCCTATGGCCCGATGGATTTTGCCGGCTGGTTCGAAGCCTATCTCGGCGGCCACTGGCATACGTTCGATCCGCGCAACAACATGCCGCGCATCGGGCGCATCCTGATGGCGCGTGGCCGGGATGCGGCCGACGTGGCGATTGCGACGACCTTCGGGGTCAACACGCTGGCGGAGTTCACGGTCTGGACCGACGAGGTCGATCCGCCGAAGTGA
- a CDS encoding metallophosphoesterase: protein MISRRTFLKLAGSALFSAIPMTAYAGLIETRYKLVTTRYEIGIPGWDDSHGRMRIAVVADIHACEPWMPLSRVSEIVEATNALKPDVTLLLGDYAAGMEHFKTADVAIADWARALGRLRAPLGVHAVLGNHDWAVGGEFCRFFLDDYAGVPVMENKAVRLSTPNGGHFWLAGLGDQIGINDYGRPGRDNLPGTLAQVTTDDPVIMMAHEPDIFPFMPARVGLTISGHTHGGQVSLPGIGPLIVPSRFGTRYAYGHVVERGRQLLVSGGLGCSRLPIRFGRPPELVLLDIVPGKSIQGPVIGLSETAQVEDHTLA, encoded by the coding sequence ATGATTTCACGCCGCACCTTTCTGAAGCTCGCCGGCTCGGCCCTCTTCTCCGCCATCCCGATGACGGCCTACGCAGGCCTCATCGAGACGCGCTACAAGCTCGTCACGACGCGCTACGAGATCGGCATTCCCGGCTGGGACGACAGTCACGGGCGCATGCGGATCGCGGTTGTCGCCGACATCCACGCCTGCGAACCCTGGATGCCGCTGAGCCGTGTGAGCGAGATCGTCGAGGCCACCAATGCCCTCAAGCCGGACGTGACGCTGCTTCTGGGCGACTATGCGGCCGGCATGGAGCATTTCAAGACGGCGGACGTCGCCATCGCCGACTGGGCCCGCGCCCTCGGGCGGCTTCGCGCCCCGCTGGGCGTTCATGCCGTCCTCGGCAACCATGACTGGGCGGTTGGCGGCGAGTTCTGCCGCTTTTTCCTCGACGACTACGCCGGCGTTCCCGTGATGGAGAACAAGGCCGTGCGTCTTTCGACGCCGAACGGCGGCCATTTCTGGCTCGCCGGCCTCGGCGACCAGATCGGCATCAACGACTATGGCCGCCCGGGACGCGACAACCTGCCGGGCACGCTGGCGCAGGTGACCACCGACGACCCCGTCATCATGATGGCGCACGAGCCGGACATTTTCCCCTTCATGCCGGCCCGCGTCGGCCTGACGATTTCCGGCCACACACACGGCGGCCAGGTCAGCCTGCCGGGCATCGGTCCGCTCATCGTGCCCTCGCGCTTCGGCACGCGCTACGCCTACGGCCATGTCGTGGAACGCGGCCGGCAGTTGCTGGTCTCCGGCGGCCTCGGCTGCTCGCGCCTGCCGATCCGCTTCGGGCGCCCGCCGGAACTGGTGCTTCTCGACATCGTGCCGGGCAAGAGCATCCAGGGTCCGGTCATCGGCCTCTCGGAGACCGCGCAGGTCGAGGATCACACCCTCGCCTGA
- the leuC gene encoding 3-isopropylmalate dehydratase large subunit, whose translation MTTNPRTLYDKIWDDHVVETAEDGTSLLYIDRHLIHEVTSPQAFEGLRTAGRPVHQPKKTLAVVDHNVPTTDRSKPNEDPESAAQIAALAENTREFGIEYYDEFDKRQGIVHVVGPEQGFTLPGMTIVCGDSHTSTHGAFGALAHGIGTSEVEHVLATQTLIQKKAKNMRITVDGKLPDGVTAKDIILAIIGEIGTAGGTGYVMEYAGEAIRSLSMEGRMTVCNMSIEGGARAGLIAPDEKTFDYILNRPMAPKGEVLESAMAYWKTLFSDEGAHFDREVRLDAASLPPIVSWGSSPEDVTSVTGVVPNPDEIENEGKRTSKWRALEYMGLKPGTKITDIMLDKVFIGSCTNGRIEDLRAAAAVVKDKKIAGNIKLAMVVPGSGLVKDQAEAEGLDKIFIEAGFEWREPGCSMCLAMNPDKLSPGERCASTSNRNFEGRQGFKGRTHLVSPAMAAAAAVAGHFVDIRDWK comes from the coding sequence ATGACGACCAATCCGCGCACGCTCTATGACAAGATCTGGGACGACCATGTGGTCGAGACCGCCGAGGACGGCACGAGCCTGCTCTATATCGACCGCCACCTCATCCACGAGGTGACGAGCCCGCAGGCCTTCGAGGGCCTGCGCACGGCCGGCCGCCCGGTTCACCAGCCGAAGAAGACGCTCGCCGTCGTCGACCACAACGTGCCGACCACCGACCGTTCCAAGCCCAACGAGGACCCGGAATCGGCCGCCCAGATCGCCGCGCTCGCCGAAAACACCAGGGAATTCGGCATCGAATACTATGACGAGTTCGACAAGCGCCAGGGCATCGTCCACGTTGTCGGCCCCGAGCAGGGCTTCACCCTGCCCGGCATGACCATCGTCTGCGGCGACAGCCATACCTCGACGCACGGCGCCTTCGGCGCGCTCGCCCACGGCATCGGCACCTCTGAGGTCGAGCACGTGCTCGCCACCCAGACGCTGATCCAGAAGAAGGCGAAGAACATGCGGATCACCGTCGACGGCAAGCTGCCGGACGGCGTGACCGCCAAGGACATCATCCTCGCGATCATCGGCGAGATCGGCACCGCCGGCGGCACCGGCTACGTCATGGAATATGCCGGCGAGGCGATCCGCTCGCTCTCGATGGAAGGCCGCATGACGGTCTGCAACATGTCGATCGAGGGCGGCGCCCGCGCGGGCCTCATCGCCCCCGACGAGAAGACCTTCGACTATATCCTGAACCGCCCCATGGCGCCGAAGGGCGAAGTGCTCGAAAGCGCCATGGCCTACTGGAAGACGCTGTTTTCCGACGAAGGCGCCCATTTCGACCGCGAGGTCCGGCTCGACGCGGCCAGCCTGCCGCCGATCGTCTCCTGGGGCTCCTCGCCCGAGGACGTCACCTCCGTCACCGGCGTCGTGCCGAACCCGGACGAGATCGAGAATGAAGGCAAGCGCACCTCCAAGTGGCGTGCGCTGGAGTATATGGGCCTGAAGCCCGGCACGAAGATCACCGACATCATGCTCGACAAGGTCTTCATCGGCTCCTGCACCAACGGCCGCATCGAGGATCTTCGCGCCGCCGCCGCCGTGGTCAAGGACAAGAAGATCGCCGGCAACATCAAGCTGGCGATGGTCGTCCCGGGCTCCGGCCTGGTGAAGGACCAGGCCGAGGCCGAAGGCCTCGACAAGATCTTCATCGAGGCCGGCTTCGAATGGCGCGAGCCGGGCTGCTCCATGTGCCTTGCCATGAACCCCGACAAGCTTTCTCCGGGCGAGCGCTGCGCCTCGACCTCGAACCGCAACTTCGAGGGTCGTCAGGGCTTCAAGGGCCGCACGCACCTCGTCTCGCCGGCCATGGCCGCCGCCGCCGCCGTCGCGGGTCACTTCGTCGACATCCGCGACTGGAAATGA